One Bradyrhizobium sp. ISRA464 genomic window carries:
- a CDS encoding DEAD/DEAH box helicase, translating into MSSPASDSTLEGAYHKLHGAIRRWIHDQGWDELREIQARTIFAVLDDDRDVLIAATTAAGKTEAAFLPILTAIADRKEFGFSILYISPLKALINDQLKRLEGLCENMEIPVVKWHGDAPQGDKKRALSKPQGIALITPESIEAMLARRPADAKRLLSSADFIVIDEVHSFLQGPRGLHLASLLRRIDAMSQRPARRVGLSATIGDLFQAAAWLRPTSPETVRILEAKSDSPELKLQIRGYVEPPELDDPDHAEGGTDVEEMPRRIALDDIADHLFKTLRTSNNLVFGGSRRTVESTADRLRRRSDKADVPNEFFPHHGSLSKTLREELEDRLKDGKLPTTAICTSTLELGVDIGSVKSVAQIGAPRSLSSLKQRLGRTGRRKGVPSVLRVYVREPNIDQRSGVIDRLRPNTIRSVAVIRLLLQKFVEPAGQVPEVASTLIHQILSVIAERGGIRARPLYDLLCGAGPFAAISTREFADLLRHLASDTIRFIEQSGDGLIMLAEKGEQTVQSRSFFAVFESAEEWRLTIEGKTLGTLPISFPVHKDGLVVFAGRRWIINDVDERTNTLFVAPHPGGVVPRFERADGERLHDRLAAEMRNVYLSTDEPPYLDDKARELLAEGRETFRELDLEKRRVVEEERDLHLFLWRGSQATAVFGAAAAMTGLPGQVHDLGLTLAKTSAAEALPKLRGLGQLDRASAIDVSAFVENIAAGKFREQVPATLARSLWARQNGVEIDNIPEIASEL; encoded by the coding sequence ATGAGCTCACCAGCCTCCGACTCAACTCTTGAGGGGGCCTACCACAAACTGCACGGGGCCATCCGCCGATGGATTCACGATCAGGGATGGGATGAGCTGCGCGAGATTCAGGCGCGCACAATCTTTGCCGTTCTCGACGATGACCGCGACGTTCTAATTGCTGCAACAACTGCTGCGGGGAAGACAGAAGCGGCCTTTCTGCCGATCCTGACCGCGATCGCTGACAGGAAAGAGTTTGGATTCTCGATCCTGTATATCAGTCCGCTGAAGGCCCTAATCAACGATCAGTTAAAACGTCTCGAGGGACTCTGCGAGAACATGGAGATCCCTGTCGTCAAATGGCACGGCGATGCTCCTCAGGGAGACAAGAAGCGGGCCCTTTCCAAGCCGCAAGGGATCGCGCTCATCACGCCGGAATCGATCGAGGCGATGCTCGCCCGGCGTCCGGCCGATGCAAAACGTCTGCTGTCGTCGGCTGACTTCATCGTCATCGACGAGGTCCATTCGTTCCTTCAGGGACCGCGCGGCCTCCATCTCGCAAGCCTGCTGCGCCGCATCGATGCCATGTCCCAGCGGCCGGCGCGGCGCGTCGGCCTGTCCGCAACCATCGGCGATTTGTTTCAGGCGGCAGCATGGCTCCGTCCAACCTCGCCGGAGACTGTCCGGATATTAGAAGCGAAGTCTGATTCTCCCGAACTCAAGCTGCAGATCCGTGGCTATGTCGAGCCACCCGAGCTTGATGATCCCGATCACGCCGAAGGAGGAACGGACGTCGAAGAAATGCCGCGCAGGATCGCACTCGACGATATCGCGGACCATTTGTTCAAGACCCTGCGAACTTCAAACAACCTCGTCTTCGGAGGTTCACGGCGTACCGTCGAGTCCACTGCCGATCGCCTGCGCAGGAGGTCGGACAAGGCAGATGTGCCGAACGAGTTCTTTCCCCATCACGGCAGTCTTTCCAAGACCCTTCGGGAAGAGCTGGAGGATCGACTTAAGGATGGAAAATTGCCGACGACCGCGATCTGTACCTCGACCCTAGAGCTGGGTGTCGATATAGGATCGGTCAAATCGGTTGCTCAAATCGGGGCACCTCGCTCGCTTTCGTCGCTGAAGCAGAGGCTCGGTAGAACGGGCCGGCGGAAAGGCGTACCGTCGGTCCTTCGTGTCTATGTGCGTGAGCCGAACATTGATCAACGTTCCGGCGTGATCGACCGGCTCAGGCCGAATACCATCCGCTCGGTCGCCGTCATTCGGCTGCTGCTGCAAAAATTCGTCGAGCCGGCCGGCCAGGTGCCGGAGGTCGCTTCAACCTTGATCCACCAGATCCTCTCTGTCATCGCTGAACGGGGTGGGATCAGGGCGCGGCCACTCTACGATCTCTTGTGCGGGGCGGGGCCTTTCGCCGCCATCTCGACCCGAGAATTTGCAGATCTCCTTCGTCATCTCGCTTCCGACACGATCCGCTTCATTGAGCAATCGGGTGATGGCCTGATCATGCTCGCAGAGAAGGGCGAGCAGACGGTTCAATCCCGAAGTTTCTTTGCTGTGTTCGAGTCAGCAGAAGAGTGGCGCTTGACAATCGAGGGCAAGACCCTCGGTACGCTGCCAATATCTTTCCCGGTCCATAAAGACGGTCTTGTGGTGTTTGCGGGCCGTAGATGGATCATCAACGATGTCGACGAAAGGACCAACACCCTCTTCGTGGCCCCGCATCCGGGAGGCGTCGTACCCCGGTTTGAACGTGCCGACGGCGAGCGCCTGCATGACCGGCTGGCTGCCGAGATGCGTAATGTCTATCTGTCCACTGACGAGCCACCATATCTCGACGATAAGGCGCGGGAGCTCTTGGCTGAGGGGCGAGAAACGTTCCGTGAGCTTGACCTCGAAAAGCGAAGGGTCGTCGAAGAAGAGCGTGATCTGCACCTGTTCCTCTGGCGGGGCTCCCAGGCAACCGCCGTGTTTGGAGCCGCGGCGGCCATGACGGGACTGCCGGGGCAAGTCCATGACCTCGGTCTGACGCTTGCCAAGACAAGCGCAGCTGAGGCTTTGCCGAAGTTGCGAGGGCTAGGTCAACTCGATCGCGCCAGTGCGATTGACGTCTCTGCCTTTGTCGAGAACATCGCCGCCGGTAAATTCCGGGAGCAGGTGCCGGCGACGCTGGCGCGATCTCTGTGGGCTAGACAAAACGGCGTGGAAATAGACAATATACCGGAGATTGCAAGCGAGCTGTGA
- a CDS encoding TM0106 family RecB-like putative nuclease, producing MDHCDVCRWRRHCEEKRRADDHMSLVAGISKSQIGELERRGVDTMSALAAMPIPLPWRPDRGAASSYERVREQARIQVEGRTADTMLHEVLPLEPGFGLFRLPEPSAGDIFFDFEGDPFVGDGGLEFLFGYLYADDGGVWQYTGDWASTRHEERAAFERFIDFVVERQKTHPNLHIYHFAPYEPAALKRLMGRYATRENDVDNLLRGEVFVDLYAVVRHAIRASVESYSIKKLEPLYGFNRSVPLEEVGVVMARTQARLEMADPEGIPEDDKAAVKGYNNDDCASTEALRRWLEALRADQIANGATIARPTAVVVELSEELTAWQQKVAALSARLLEGVPDDANERTDEQKGRWLLASMLDWHGREKKAVWWEYFRLRDLSADDLLHERSGLADIVFLEEVPGKGKVPTHRYRFAPQDTDIRTGDDLHTVGGDKFGKVIAVSLEARTIDIKKRKDTADVHPPAVFAHSSVDTQVLADAVMRLGEHVAEHGIEADGDYRAARDLVLAVAPRLQGLPPQQEGEASLAAAIRVALTLDRSVFPLQGPPGAGKTFTGARMICGLAKQGKTIGITANSHKVIRNLLDEVIKAAGEERRAIHCVQKVSDDEDDLPSLNFTKDNGEFLDALGGTAQVGGATAWFWARPDASQCVDVLFIDEAAQMSLANVLAVSQSAKSVVLLGDPRQLKQPIQGSHPDGADASALDHILGPHATIPADRGLFLPETWRLHPTICAFNSELFYESRLFSRPGLEKQQVKSTGKLRGAGLRYLPIEHSGNQSSSQEEADAVRDLVTNILGSATTWVNRDDVEAAIKLDDILIIAPYNAQVFELQERIPGGRVGTVDKFQGQEAPIVIYSVTTSSHLDAPRGMEFLYSANRLNVATSRAKCICVMVASPRVFEAECRTPRQMQLANAFCRYLEMAAPV from the coding sequence ATCGATCATTGTGACGTTTGCAGGTGGCGTCGGCATTGCGAAGAAAAGAGGCGAGCGGATGACCACATGTCCCTCGTCGCTGGTATCAGCAAGTCCCAGATCGGCGAATTAGAGAGGCGCGGCGTCGACACGATGTCGGCGCTCGCGGCCATGCCCATCCCTCTGCCGTGGCGACCCGATCGCGGGGCCGCGAGCAGCTACGAGAGGGTTCGCGAACAGGCACGGATTCAGGTCGAAGGTCGGACCGCAGACACGATGCTGCACGAGGTCCTGCCGCTCGAGCCGGGTTTTGGGCTATTTCGTTTACCCGAACCGTCAGCGGGTGACATCTTTTTCGATTTCGAGGGAGATCCGTTTGTCGGTGATGGTGGGCTCGAGTTCCTGTTCGGCTACCTCTACGCCGATGACGGCGGGGTCTGGCAATATACCGGCGACTGGGCGTCCACGCGCCATGAGGAGAGGGCTGCGTTCGAGCGGTTCATTGATTTCGTCGTCGAACGGCAGAAAACCCATCCGAACCTTCACATCTATCACTTCGCTCCCTACGAGCCTGCTGCGCTGAAGCGGTTGATGGGACGGTATGCGACGCGAGAGAATGACGTCGACAACCTTCTCCGTGGAGAGGTATTCGTTGATCTCTATGCAGTGGTTCGCCACGCGATCCGCGCCAGCGTGGAAAGCTACTCCATCAAGAAGCTCGAGCCGCTCTACGGATTCAATCGATCGGTCCCTCTGGAGGAGGTCGGGGTCGTGATGGCGAGAACCCAGGCGCGGCTGGAGATGGCCGACCCCGAGGGCATTCCGGAGGACGATAAGGCGGCTGTCAAAGGCTATAACAATGACGATTGCGCCTCCACGGAGGCGCTGCGGCGTTGGCTTGAGGCCCTTCGAGCCGACCAGATCGCAAACGGGGCGACAATCGCCCGGCCTACCGCGGTGGTGGTTGAACTGAGCGAGGAGCTGACCGCCTGGCAGCAGAAGGTGGCAGCACTTTCGGCTCGCCTCCTTGAGGGCGTGCCTGACGACGCCAACGAACGCACGGACGAGCAGAAGGGGCGATGGCTTCTTGCTTCCATGCTGGATTGGCACGGCCGCGAGAAGAAGGCCGTCTGGTGGGAATACTTCAGGCTGCGCGACCTGTCTGCCGACGATCTCCTCCATGAGCGCAGCGGCCTCGCCGACATCGTCTTTCTGGAAGAGGTGCCCGGGAAGGGAAAGGTGCCCACCCATCGTTACCGGTTTGCCCCACAGGATACCGATATTCGCACTGGGGATGACCTCCACACCGTCGGGGGTGACAAGTTCGGCAAAGTCATAGCCGTATCACTTGAGGCCAGAACGATCGACATCAAGAAGCGCAAGGATACCGCGGACGTTCATCCGCCAGCGGTCTTTGCTCATAGTTCTGTCGATACTCAGGTACTGGCAGACGCCGTGATGCGGCTTGGCGAGCATGTGGCCGAGCACGGCATCGAGGCGGATGGCGACTATCGGGCGGCCCGCGACTTGGTCTTGGCCGTAGCGCCACGTCTGCAGGGACTGCCACCGCAGCAGGAAGGCGAAGCCAGTCTTGCCGCCGCTATTCGTGTGGCGCTCACGCTCGATCGGAGCGTGTTCCCGCTGCAAGGCCCGCCTGGTGCTGGAAAGACCTTTACAGGCGCCCGGATGATCTGCGGCCTGGCGAAACAGGGAAAGACGATCGGGATCACTGCAAACAGTCACAAGGTCATTCGCAATCTGCTGGACGAGGTGATCAAAGCCGCGGGTGAGGAGCGGCGAGCCATCCATTGCGTGCAGAAGGTTTCTGACGATGAGGACGATCTGCCCAGCCTGAACTTCACCAAGGACAACGGTGAATTTCTCGACGCGCTGGGCGGCACCGCTCAAGTGGGCGGAGCAACAGCCTGGTTCTGGGCCAGGCCGGACGCTTCGCAATGCGTTGATGTGCTCTTCATCGATGAAGCGGCCCAGATGTCCCTGGCAAATGTGCTCGCGGTCTCGCAATCGGCCAAAAGTGTCGTGCTTCTCGGTGATCCCCGCCAGCTCAAACAACCCATTCAGGGAAGCCATCCGGATGGCGCCGATGCCTCGGCGCTGGACCATATCCTTGGACCGCATGCCACGATTCCTGCCGATCGCGGCCTGTTCCTCCCGGAAACCTGGCGGCTGCATCCGACAATCTGCGCCTTCAATTCGGAGCTCTTCTACGAGAGCAGGCTGTTTTCGCGGCCTGGTCTTGAGAAGCAGCAGGTCAAGTCAACAGGAAAGCTCAGGGGAGCAGGCCTTCGCTACCTCCCGATTGAGCATTCCGGCAACCAAAGTTCGTCGCAGGAAGAAGCCGATGCCGTTCGTGACCTCGTGACGAACATCCTGGGAAGTGCCACAACTTGGGTGAACCGGGACGACGTCGAGGCTGCCATCAAACTGGATGACATTTTGATCATCGCGCCCTACAACGCCCAGGTCTTTGAATTGCAGGAGCGCATCCCGGGTGGGCGTGTGGGAACGGTCGACAAGTTTCAGGGGCAGGAGGCTCCGATCGTCATTTATTCCGTCACGACCTCGAGCCACCTCGATGCGCCGCGCGGCATGGAATTCCTCTACAGCGCCAATCGCTTGAACGTGGCAACATCACGTGCGAAGTGCATCTGCGTGATGGTTGCTTCGCCACGTGTCTTTGAAGCGGAGTGCCGGACCCCAAGGCAGATGCAGCTCGCCAATGCCTTTTGCCGGTATTTGGAGATGGCGGCGCCAGTTTGA
- a CDS encoding tellurite resistance TerB C-terminal domain-containing protein, translating to MWQNHRLPSLMLTWEGLDRPYTELVQLLEQRGSMPRSEFDRHARDIGLLPDGAIERINDWSFDRFDDALIEDGDVVVLAPHLRGRLSEMKDKAA from the coding sequence ATGTGGCAGAACCATCGCCTCCCAAGCCTGATGCTTACCTGGGAAGGATTGGACAGACCGTATACTGAGCTCGTTCAGCTGCTTGAACAGCGCGGATCGATGCCACGATCCGAGTTCGATCGCCATGCGAGAGACATCGGACTGCTTCCGGATGGGGCTATCGAGCGAATCAACGACTGGTCTTTTGATCGTTTCGATGATGCGTTGATTGAAGATGGCGACGTCGTGGTGCTAGCGCCGCACCTCCGTGGACGCCTCTCGGAGATGAAAGACAAGGCTGCATGA
- a CDS encoding ATP-binding protein, producing the protein MNKKPIKPRERDTIIQALSAGVVPRLGLPHIQVGRAGEIGALVRDIDRIADGGAAVRFVIGDYGAGKTFFAGVVRLIALEKRCVTMHADLSPNRRIHASAGQARALYAEAVNNMATRNKPEGGALQSITERLVMDAVKEAGEKGVTVEGLIDQKLEAITQFSGGYDFATVLKAYWRGSEEANEAMKECAIRWLRAEYSTKTDAKKDLGVRSIIDDENVYESLKCLGCLVRIAGYSGLLVMFDEMAHIYKLQNSQSRKQNYEQLLDIVNDSLQGMTSGIGFIMCGTPDFLLDTRRGVFSYEALQSRLAENSFASGGLVDFSGPVIQLQSLTPEDLFVLLTNIRLVFASGDPAKFLVPDEALTAFMEYCNRKIGESYFRTPRSTVKAFVQMLAVLEQNPGVKWQELLDRIPIAPDAPDDTASSEESGDGDELTSLRLNS; encoded by the coding sequence ATGAACAAGAAGCCGATTAAGCCCAGAGAGCGGGACACGATCATACAGGCTCTGTCCGCTGGTGTCGTTCCACGTCTCGGCCTGCCCCACATCCAAGTCGGCCGCGCGGGCGAAATCGGTGCACTGGTGCGCGACATCGATCGTATCGCGGATGGGGGAGCCGCCGTCCGTTTCGTGATCGGTGACTACGGCGCCGGCAAGACGTTCTTCGCCGGCGTCGTGCGCCTCATCGCATTAGAGAAGCGCTGCGTGACGATGCATGCCGACCTGTCGCCCAATCGGCGCATTCATGCAAGCGCCGGTCAGGCGCGCGCGCTCTATGCGGAAGCTGTGAACAACATGGCGACCCGCAATAAGCCTGAAGGTGGTGCGCTGCAAAGTATCACCGAGCGTCTGGTGATGGATGCGGTGAAGGAAGCTGGCGAGAAGGGCGTCACAGTTGAAGGCCTTATCGACCAGAAGCTCGAGGCGATTACCCAATTCTCAGGTGGCTACGATTTCGCTACGGTATTGAAGGCCTATTGGCGAGGAAGCGAAGAGGCCAACGAGGCCATGAAAGAATGCGCTATTCGTTGGCTCCGCGCGGAGTATTCAACCAAAACGGATGCCAAAAAGGACCTCGGTGTCAGAAGCATCATCGACGACGAAAATGTCTATGAATCGCTGAAATGTCTCGGCTGCCTGGTGCGGATTGCAGGTTATAGTGGCCTTTTGGTCATGTTTGACGAGATGGCTCATATCTACAAGCTTCAGAATTCCCAGTCCCGCAAGCAGAACTATGAACAGCTTCTCGACATAGTGAACGACTCGCTCCAAGGCATGACCTCAGGAATAGGCTTCATCATGTGCGGTACGCCCGACTTCCTGCTGGACACGCGCCGAGGTGTGTTTAGCTATGAGGCCCTGCAGTCCAGGTTGGCGGAAAACAGCTTTGCGAGCGGCGGGCTTGTTGATTTTTCTGGTCCAGTGATCCAGCTGCAGAGCCTGACGCCAGAAGATCTCTTCGTTCTCCTCACCAACATCAGGTTGGTCTTCGCAAGCGGAGATCCCGCGAAATTCCTGGTGCCGGACGAAGCGTTGACCGCGTTCATGGAGTATTGCAACCGCAAGATCGGGGAGTCCTATTTTCGGACGCCTCGTTCGACCGTGAAAGCATTCGTGCAGATGCTCGCTGTCCTTGAACAGAACCCCGGCGTCAAGTGGCAGGAGTTGCTTGATCGCATACCGATTGCCCCGGATGCTCCGGACGATACGGCATCGAGCGAAGAGAGTGGAGACGGCGATGAGCTCACCAGCCTCCGACTCAACTCTTGA
- a CDS encoding TerB N-terminal domain-containing protein → MGRRRGKSTKGGEAALLIVGAMIAATVAIYHFVVENAAVIGAAAIVCGGLYLLLRALFWATRREAPPRPPAREPTFKNDIRPLLAGGSPSRQGSALARWVHANERVTFGKVEITGGLFYLGDCLAVPGGVTVQYAINPNLSARAQRADIDGSSMPYWPSYAEMDPAARRAFLEWMLGGRRDPAYGIGLIFMFFYGLEHRMFVERGDDAASLIGEVKRLLAIYGTNGSFHHYANHFLNIANVQLAAPIDLPALSAERAANSEMDLATRLYLGQRLLEAPVLSSADDALRWVLAMPDTHLRTPAVRCFDEFVTLWTKRFAQQYPSGLSIRTNKRISLQYRAASGAFTVDVHGPHEQYPDVSGLTKQLDALRTLVEDCTAELDGFSRFVGRKPNLRNSVVAAGLLPPDIWQQSGSAAIDDFRRQVETALGAQGRASTTAQMIFEMAGFDVASSGKIPTAAAEELGRALDVIDVALEPDPRYGSSVPRADEQVFIFRAANGGPVDPSRPAFRAARTQVEVAVLAAGSDGDACYEELQRTISRIRATPDLSGVEQARLIAFAVTTFNSPPKQARVFRKLQEVGEVERRAIADAAVAVVGGGASIDIGEVKFLERLHKSLGLPSEAVYQSLHRAAAERVDEPVSISDEARAAGIPIPKDPAKPAEQIGGAGIKIDAAKLARTRRETEAVAGLLSDIFSEDVAEPSPPKPDAYLGRIGQTVY, encoded by the coding sequence ATGGGTCGGCGGCGGGGAAAATCGACAAAGGGCGGCGAGGCCGCATTGCTTATCGTCGGGGCGATGATCGCTGCTACCGTCGCGATCTACCACTTTGTCGTCGAGAACGCCGCTGTGATCGGAGCAGCCGCCATCGTCTGCGGTGGCCTCTATCTTCTGCTGCGCGCTCTCTTTTGGGCCACCCGGCGCGAGGCGCCGCCGAGACCGCCTGCACGCGAGCCAACCTTCAAGAACGACATTCGCCCTTTGCTAGCTGGAGGCAGTCCCTCTCGGCAGGGCAGTGCGCTGGCCCGATGGGTGCACGCCAACGAGCGAGTGACCTTTGGAAAGGTGGAGATCACGGGCGGCCTTTTCTACCTTGGTGATTGCCTCGCCGTGCCCGGCGGTGTGACCGTACAATACGCGATCAATCCCAATCTGTCTGCTCGAGCCCAGCGCGCGGATATTGATGGAAGCTCGATGCCATATTGGCCTTCCTACGCGGAGATGGATCCGGCCGCCCGTCGGGCATTCCTTGAGTGGATGCTCGGAGGTAGGCGGGATCCTGCTTACGGCATTGGGCTCATCTTCATGTTTTTCTATGGGCTCGAGCATCGTATGTTCGTCGAGCGGGGCGATGACGCTGCGTCACTGATCGGCGAGGTCAAGAGGCTTCTCGCGATCTACGGTACGAACGGGTCGTTTCACCATTACGCCAACCACTTTCTCAATATTGCTAACGTTCAATTGGCAGCGCCTATCGATTTGCCTGCACTGTCAGCGGAGCGTGCCGCGAACTCCGAAATGGACCTCGCGACGCGGTTGTATCTCGGTCAAAGACTGTTGGAGGCACCGGTCTTATCGTCGGCAGATGACGCTCTGCGGTGGGTTCTGGCCATGCCGGACACTCATCTCAGAACGCCCGCGGTGCGATGCTTTGACGAGTTTGTCACTCTGTGGACGAAGCGCTTTGCTCAGCAATATCCGAGCGGTCTTTCCATACGGACGAACAAGCGGATCTCGCTGCAATATCGCGCTGCCAGTGGCGCATTCACCGTCGATGTTCACGGACCGCACGAACAGTATCCTGACGTGTCCGGCCTTACGAAGCAACTCGATGCCTTGCGAACCCTGGTCGAGGACTGCACAGCCGAGCTCGATGGATTCAGCCGCTTCGTCGGGCGCAAACCAAACCTCCGCAATTCCGTCGTGGCTGCGGGACTGTTACCCCCCGATATTTGGCAACAGTCGGGTTCAGCGGCGATCGATGATTTTCGTCGACAGGTCGAGACGGCACTGGGAGCCCAGGGCCGCGCGAGCACCACGGCTCAGATGATCTTCGAGATGGCGGGCTTTGACGTCGCCAGCAGCGGAAAGATCCCCACAGCTGCTGCTGAAGAGTTAGGACGAGCGTTGGATGTGATCGACGTGGCGCTCGAACCGGACCCTAGATACGGCAGCAGTGTTCCTCGGGCCGACGAACAGGTCTTTATTTTCAGGGCCGCGAATGGTGGCCCTGTCGATCCCTCTCGGCCAGCGTTTCGAGCGGCAAGAACCCAGGTCGAAGTCGCGGTGCTGGCAGCCGGCTCCGATGGAGACGCTTGCTATGAAGAGCTCCAGCGTACCATCAGCCGAATTCGGGCCACACCGGACTTGTCCGGCGTGGAGCAGGCACGTCTGATCGCGTTTGCCGTCACGACGTTTAACAGTCCTCCCAAGCAGGCGCGCGTCTTTCGCAAGCTGCAGGAGGTCGGGGAGGTCGAACGTCGGGCAATCGCGGACGCGGCTGTCGCGGTTGTGGGCGGCGGCGCGAGTATCGACATCGGCGAAGTCAAATTCCTGGAACGGCTGCACAAATCCCTCGGCCTTCCAAGCGAGGCGGTCTATCAGAGCCTTCATCGGGCGGCCGCCGAGCGGGTTGATGAGCCAGTCTCGATCAGCGACGAGGCGCGCGCCGCTGGCATCCCGATCCCGAAGGATCCCGCCAAGCCGGCGGAACAGATAGGCGGCGCTGGTATCAAGATCGATGCCGCCAAGCTTGCCCGCACACGTCGAGAGACCGAAGCTGTCGCAGGGCTCCTGTCCGATATTTTCAGCGAGGATGTGGCAGAACCATCGCCTCCCAAGCCTGATGCTTACCTGGGAAGGATTGGACAGACCGTATACTGA
- a CDS encoding tautomerase family protein, translating into MPDVLIETREGWLAGRGAQFMAAIQDAISATLRTPVHDKILRLVQHARDDFAIPDWAGERFTHIEITMFPGRTVATKRALYKAIVENLQRFGVPANDVKIILIEVPRENVGMRGGHAASDFDIGYETAV; encoded by the coding sequence ATGCCCGACGTTCTGATTGAGACAAGGGAGGGCTGGCTCGCCGGCCGAGGCGCCCAGTTCATGGCCGCTATTCAGGATGCGATCAGCGCAACGCTCCGGACGCCGGTGCACGACAAGATTCTTCGTCTTGTCCAGCATGCACGCGACGACTTCGCGATCCCCGATTGGGCCGGCGAGCGCTTCACCCATATCGAGATCACGATGTTTCCCGGCCGAACCGTCGCGACCAAGCGCGCGCTCTACAAGGCCATCGTGGAGAACCTGCAGCGGTTCGGCGTACCTGCAAATGACGTCAAGATCATCCTGATCGAGGTGCCGCGCGAAAATGTCGGGATGCGCGGCGGCCATGCCGCTTCCGATTTCGACATCGGATACGAGACGGCGGTTTAG
- a CDS encoding IS630 family transposase (programmed frameshift), which translates to MGQPIAVRTDFAAVELRRLARRAKDSDQVRRLLAIAAVLDGASRAEAAKVGGMDRQTLRDWVIRFNEQGPDGLINVPAPGAPAKLNTEHRAFLARIVDEGPTPPIHGVVRWRACDLIMRLHEEFGISVSDDTVYRALKDLGFSHVSARPRAYKQDPEAIEAFKKNSTLAWRKSAAAAPDTPVEVWFQDEMRVGQKNKLTYRWARKGSRPRAAHDQRTQSTYLFGAVCPELGTGAALVLPFCNSEAMQLHLNEIASKVSPGAHAIVILDQAGWHGAKELKIPHNISLMPLPPRSPELNSQENIWQFMRQNWLSNRVFKSYDNIVDHCCYAWNTLIDQPWKIMSIALRDWAYIGRSI; encoded by the exons ATGGGCCAGCCGATTGCGGTTCGAACGGATTTTGCAGCGGTTGAGCTGCGCCGGCTGGCGCGGCGGGCGAAGGACAGCGATCAGGTCCGGCGCCTTCTGGCGATCGCTGCGGTGCTCGATGGCGCATCGCGGGCGGAGGCCGCCAAGGTCGGCGGGATGGACCGGCAGACGCTTCGCGACTGGGTGATCCGATTCAACGAGCAAGGGCCTGATGGTCTGATCAATGTTCCCGCGCCAGGCGCGCCGGCGAAGCTCAACACGGAGCACCGGGCGTTTCTGGCGCGGATCGTGGACGAAGGGCCGACCCCGCCCATCCATGGCGTGGTGCGCTGGCGGGCCTGTGACCTGATCATGCGGCTGCATGAGGAGTTCGGCATCTCGGTGTCAGACGATACGGTCTATCGAGCCCTCAAGGACCTCGGCTTCTCACACGTCAGCGCGCGGCCGAGAGCGTACAAGCAGGATCCCGAGGCGATCGAGGCATTTAAAAAAAATTCCACGCTCGCGTGGAGGAAATCCGCAGCAGCC GCGCCGGACACGCCGGTAGAGGTGTGGTTTCAGGATGAGATGCGGGTGGGGCAGAAGAACAAGCTCACCTATCGCTGGGCTAGAAAGGGATCGCGGCCGCGGGCCGCTCACGACCAGCGCACGCAATCGACCTACCTGTTCGGTGCCGTGTGCCCGGAGCTCGGAACCGGCGCGGCACTGGTTCTGCCCTTCTGCAACAGCGAGGCCATGCAGCTTCATCTCAACGAAATCGCAAGCAAGGTCAGCCCTGGCGCCCACGCCATCGTCATCCTCGATCAGGCCGGGTGGCACGGAGCGAAGGAGCTGAAGATCCCGCACAACATCTCGCTGATGCCGTTGCCGCCGCGTTCGCCCGAGCTGAACAGCCAGGAGAATATCTGGCAGTTCATGCGCCAAAATTGGCTGTCAAACCGCGTCTTCAAATCCTATGACAACATCGTCGATCACTGCTGTTACGCCTGGAACACTCTCATCGATCAGCCGTGGAAGATCATGTCAATCGCGCTCCGCGATTGGGCCTACATCGGTCGATCAATTTGA